One Phoenix dactylifera cultivar Barhee BC4 chromosome 8, palm_55x_up_171113_PBpolish2nd_filt_p, whole genome shotgun sequence genomic window carries:
- the LOC103721332 gene encoding single-stranded DNA-binding protein WHY1, chloroplastic-like, translated as MPLTGSSPIPLQSSASPHPLLPSNSFKNVLSPGTLAPKKKKLSVSCRRSDYFDQQRLASPAPRDSSFAPQPPGVQSSRVFVGYSIYKGKAALTVEPKAPEFTPLDSGAFKVSKEGFILLQFAPAAAVRQYDWNRKQVFSLSVPEIGALMALSEKDSCEFFHDPFKGRSEEGKIRKVLKAEPLPDGSGHFFNLSVQNRLLNVDESIYIPITKAEFAILKSAFNFILPHLLGWHAFANAIKPEDSIRSNNMTARSGAELEWGR; from the exons ATGCCGCTAACCGGATCCTCTCCCATCCCTCTCCAGAGCTCAGCCTCTCCCCATCCTCTCCTCCCCTCGAATTCCTTCAAGAATGTGCTCTCTCCCGGAACCCTAGCCcccaagaagaagaagctcTCCGTCTCCTGCCGTCGCTCCGACTACTTCGACCAGCAGAGGCTCGCCTCCCCCGCGCCCCGGGACTCCTCTTTCGCTCCCCAGCCCCCCGGAG TTCAATCTTCAAGGGTTTTCGTGGGGTACTCCATCTACAAAGGGAAGGCCGCCCTTACCGTGGAACCGAAAGCTCCCGAGTTCACCCCATTGGAT TCTGGGGCGTTCAAGGTATCAAAGGAAGGGTTCATTCTCCTTCAGTTTGCTCCCGCAGCAGCAGTCCGGCAGTATGACTGGAACAGGAAACAG GTTTTCTCTTTATCTGTACCTGAGATTGGCGCTTTAATGGCTCTTAGTGAAAAGGACTCATGCGAATTTTTTCATGATCCATTCAAGGGAAGAAG TGAAGAAGGCAAGATCCGGAAGGTTTTAAAAGCAGAACCTCTTCCAGATGGCAGTGGGCACTTTTTTAATCTTA GTGTTCAGAATCGCCTCCTGAATGTGGATGAAAGCATTTACATTCCTATCACTAAAGCAGAGTTCGCTATTCTAAAGTCAGCTTTCAAC TTTATCTTGCCACACCTTCTGGGTTGGCATGCTTTCGCAAATGCCATCAAACCAGAGGACTCCATTCGTTCAAACAATATGACCGCGCGATCTGGAGCTGAATTGGAATGGGGCAGGTGA